The proteins below come from a single Bacteroidales bacterium genomic window:
- the thiS gene encoding sulfur carrier protein ThiS, translating to MTLTLNNRTENFDFEVLTITELLKAKNYTFKFLVVKINGQLIKKDNYSEAKVSDRDKVDIIHMISGG from the coding sequence ATGACATTAACCCTAAATAACAGAACAGAAAACTTTGATTTTGAAGTTTTAACAATTACCGAACTGTTGAAAGCTAAAAATTATACATTTAAATTTTTGGTTGTTAAGATTAACGGACAACTGATAAAAAAAGATAATTATTCCGAAGCGAAAGTTTCTGACAGAGATAAAGTGGATATTATTCATATGATTAGTGGTGGGTAG
- the thiF gene encoding sulfur carrier protein ThiS adenylyltransferase ThiF, which yields MTFEDIKNELKLYTVGIAGAGGLGSNCAVALARSGIGKLIIADFDTVSESNLNRQYFFYDQIGQIKVYALKDNIERINPEVKVDIFNIKLREDNLINIFADCDIIVEAFDKAEEKEMLIETVLSEFPDKPIISGLGMAGFGENNSLRSRQIDNLYICGDEKSEISEQKPPLAPKVGVVANMQANLVLEILLNE from the coding sequence ATGACTTTTGAAGATATAAAAAACGAATTAAAATTATACACTGTTGGAATTGCAGGAGCCGGAGGTTTAGGTTCAAATTGTGCTGTTGCTCTTGCACGTTCGGGAATCGGCAAATTAATCATAGCTGATTTTGATACCGTAAGTGAAAGTAATTTAAACAGGCAGTATTTTTTTTATGACCAAATAGGGCAAATAAAAGTCTATGCTTTGAAAGATAATATTGAACGTATAAATCCGGAAGTTAAAGTTGATATTTTTAATATTAAATTAAGAGAGGATAATCTGATCAATATCTTTGCAGATTGTGATATTATTGTAGAAGCTTTTGATAAAGCAGAAGAAAAAGAGATGTTGATTGAGACTGTATTATCGGAATTTCCGGATAAACCGATAATTTCCGGTTTGGGAATGGCAGGATTCGGAGAAAATAATTCACTTCGTTCAAGGCAAATTGATAATTTATATATTTGCGGGGATGAAAAATCTGAAATTTCAGAGCAGAAACCGCCGCTTGCACCGAAAGTAGGAGTGGTTGCAAATATGCAGGCTAATTTAGTATTGGAGATTTTATTAAACGAGTAA